One genomic region from Leptolyngbyaceae cyanobacterium JSC-12 encodes:
- a CDS encoding hypothetical protein (IMG reference gene:2510097475~PFAM: OstA-like protein~TIGRFAM: lipopolysaccharide transport periplasmic protein LptA) encodes MMHRLLPPQFPQRWLAFVAIAPLTLLAVFLSSGSLNSSSNRSQVAIAQTPQPTEGRPLTLRSDIQEANAKTGIITARGNVQVYYPARQIQATAAQAQYFSRERRIVLTGDVYVLQQGNSLRGETITYLIDEGRFVALPQPPKQVEAIYILQEAPSPSPTPAAAPIPSPVVEPFGQPEFSFPGRSNNPASTP; translated from the coding sequence ATGATGCATCGTCTCCTGCCTCCTCAATTTCCCCAACGCTGGCTAGCATTTGTTGCGATCGCCCCTCTTACCCTATTGGCAGTTTTCCTCTCAAGCGGGTCTCTAAATTCATCCTCTAATCGGAGTCAGGTTGCGATCGCGCAAACTCCCCAGCCTACCGAGGGGCGTCCTCTAACGCTGCGATCGGATATCCAGGAGGCAAATGCAAAAACTGGCATCATCACCGCACGAGGAAATGTGCAAGTCTACTATCCCGCCAGACAAATTCAGGCAACCGCTGCCCAGGCCCAATACTTCAGCCGCGAACGACGCATTGTCCTCACAGGCGATGTGTATGTCCTACAGCAAGGAAATAGCTTGCGAGGCGAAACAATTACCTACTTGATTGATGAAGGGCGCTTTGTGGCGTTACCACAACCACCAAAGCAAGTTGAAGCAATTTACATCCTTCAAGAAGCGCCATCCCCGTCTCCAACCCCTGCCGCCGCACCAATTCCGTCTCCGGTTGTTGAACCATTTGGACAACCTGAATTCTCATTTCCTGGTCGTTCAAATAATCCGGCTTCTACTCCTTAG
- a CDS encoding ABC-type (unclassified) transport system, ATPase component (IMG reference gene:2510097476~PFAM: ABC transporter), which yields MKIVLENIHKSYGQRQIVSRVSLSVAQGEIVGLLGPNGAGKTTTFYIATGLEKPNHGQVWLNDTEITTMPFHKRARLGIGYLAQEASIFRNLTVRENILLVMEQTNVPRSEWDNRVNYLLSEFRLEKVANTLGIRVSGGERRRTELARALAVGRDGPKFLLLDEPFAGVDPIAVAEIQQIVSNLRERRLGILITDHNVRETLAITERSYIMRDGQILAAGSSEELYNNPLVRQYYLGDRFQV from the coding sequence TTGAAGATTGTACTAGAGAATATTCACAAGTCCTACGGGCAACGCCAAATTGTTAGCCGTGTCAGTCTTTCGGTTGCACAGGGGGAAATCGTTGGCTTACTCGGTCCCAACGGAGCAGGTAAAACAACGACATTTTACATCGCGACAGGGTTAGAAAAGCCGAATCATGGACAGGTTTGGCTTAACGATACTGAAATTACAACGATGCCATTTCACAAGCGAGCACGGCTAGGAATTGGTTACCTCGCTCAAGAAGCCAGCATCTTTAGAAATTTAACTGTCCGGGAGAATATCCTGCTGGTAATGGAACAGACAAATGTTCCACGGTCTGAATGGGATAACCGGGTGAATTACTTGCTGAGTGAATTTCGCTTAGAGAAAGTCGCCAATACCTTGGGGATTCGAGTCTCGGGTGGAGAGCGCCGCCGGACGGAGTTAGCAAGAGCCTTAGCGGTGGGACGAGACGGTCCAAAATTTTTGTTACTGGATGAGCCATTTGCAGGCGTAGACCCGATCGCTGTTGCGGAAATTCAGCAAATTGTTTCTAACTTACGGGAGCGCAGATTAGGAATCCTGATTACTGATCACAATGTCCGCGAAACGCTGGCAATTACAGAACGCTCCTACATCATGCGAGATGGACAAATTTTGGCGGCAGGCAGTTCTGAAGAACTTTACAACAACCCGTTGGTGAGACAGTATTACCTCGGCGATCGCTTCCAGGTTTAG
- a CDS encoding pilus retraction protein PilT (IMG reference gene:2510097472~PFAM: Type II/IV secretion system protein~TIGRFAM: pilus retraction protein PilT) yields MNSSMTPRHNEGSSPLPPPPPAPASSATIKSKNLIEQMVRDAHARQASDIHIRVGELPRFRIQGQMVVLRDQVKVTPQIFEQYLSEILTPHQRQMFAQNKELDTAIFYPGLVRCRVNCFDSLTGGAIVLRLISLEVPSIDGLGLPEVLKYLSTFSQGLILVTGPTGSGKSTTLAAMIRHMNETSNRHVVTIEDPIEYVHTSQKCLISQREVGLHTLEFQHALRAVLREDPDVILIGEMRDRITVDTALKAAQTGHLVLGTLHTRNAINALNRLLNIYNPDEQPAMRVQITESLIAVIAQLLIPTTDGRRTAAHEVLINTPAMADYLLKGNEPEAFQLMETGANEGMQVMNQVLCDLVLLGKISPDEAVKASPDPGDLRRRVRNEGFDPSRSSNREFLQNA; encoded by the coding sequence ATGAACAGTTCCATGACCCCTCGCCACAACGAAGGTTCATCTCCACTACCACCACCGCCCCCTGCTCCAGCGTCTTCAGCAACCATCAAGTCCAAGAATCTAATTGAGCAGATGGTTCGCGATGCCCATGCTCGTCAGGCATCGGATATTCACATCCGGGTGGGAGAGTTGCCTCGCTTTCGAATTCAGGGACAAATGGTGGTATTGCGGGATCAGGTGAAGGTGACGCCGCAGATTTTTGAACAGTATTTGTCTGAAATCCTGACGCCCCATCAACGGCAGATGTTTGCCCAAAATAAGGAACTGGATACGGCGATTTTTTACCCAGGGTTGGTGCGTTGTCGGGTGAACTGTTTCGACTCGCTCACGGGGGGGGCGATCGTGCTCCGGCTGATTTCGCTGGAGGTTCCATCAATTGATGGGTTAGGGCTTCCCGAAGTACTGAAGTATCTTTCAACCTTTTCTCAAGGACTAATTCTGGTGACAGGTCCCACTGGGTCTGGGAAATCTACAACCCTGGCTGCTATGATTCGCCACATGAATGAGACTAGCAATCGCCACGTTGTAACGATCGAAGACCCGATTGAATATGTGCACACGTCGCAAAAGTGCTTGATCAGTCAGCGGGAAGTTGGGCTGCATACGTTGGAGTTTCAACATGCACTAAGAGCGGTGTTGCGGGAAGATCCGGATGTGATTCTGATTGGGGAAATGCGCGATCGCATCACAGTAGATACAGCCCTCAAAGCAGCCCAAACCGGACACCTGGTACTAGGAACCTTGCACACTCGCAACGCAATTAATGCCCTAAATCGGTTGCTCAATATCTACAACCCCGATGAACAACCAGCCATGCGGGTACAAATCACTGAGTCGTTGATTGCAGTCATTGCTCAGTTGCTAATTCCCACAACGGATGGACGGCGGACGGCAGCGCATGAGGTTCTGATCAACACACCAGCCATGGCAGACTACCTGTTAAAAGGTAATGAACCGGAAGCGTTTCAACTAATGGAAACAGGCGCAAACGAAGGAATGCAGGTCATGAATCAGGTATTGTGTGACCTGGTGCTGTTAGGCAAGATCAGCCCGGATGAAGCGGTGAAAGCCTCTCCAGATCCTGGCGATTTGCGTCGTCGGGTTCGAAATGAAGGCTTTGATCCGTCTCGTTCGTCGAACCGAGAGTTTTTGCAAAATGCCTAG
- a CDS encoding hypothetical protein (IMG reference gene:2510097473~PFAM: Protein of unknown function DUF58), with protein sequence MMHLSRRITDWLESHWVTPAYSGWLLGGLSVFFFIAGMNTLSGWLYVISGIGLALLAIAALLSRRTLRKLQVSRPPIHPVSAGDLLTVELVVENHSHQPKALIQVQDELPSALGNSISKSIELIPGHRSHHWIQVYPTQRRGVYRWHTVQLRTANPLGLFWCRRDYAVKAYAVVYPTVLPLVQCPLIDEMGQDASLLFNSDRRAQAATEGLTRSLRPYRWGDPIRFVHWRSSARYGELRVRELEVFTGGQELVICLDSHHPWTVDSLDSLERTGDPFEAAVIAAASLYFYACHRNLNVKLWTAATGLIQGNQVVLEALAETQAGEAVRAPNLPQVPIVWLTQNPGSLKTLPPGSRWILWSKPPADSRSGDRSQGIASQHPGILIQREYSLQQQLQSPASRL encoded by the coding sequence ATGATGCATCTGAGCCGACGGATTACTGACTGGTTAGAATCTCACTGGGTAACTCCTGCCTACAGTGGCTGGCTGCTGGGTGGCTTGTCGGTGTTCTTTTTTATCGCCGGAATGAACACGTTATCGGGTTGGCTCTATGTCATCAGCGGCATTGGGTTAGCGCTCTTGGCGATCGCCGCTCTTCTATCAAGGCGAACCCTACGGAAATTGCAGGTTTCACGCCCTCCCATTCATCCCGTGAGTGCAGGAGATTTGCTCACGGTTGAACTGGTTGTTGAAAACCATAGCCATCAGCCCAAAGCCCTGATTCAGGTTCAAGACGAATTACCATCTGCTCTAGGCAATTCCATCAGCAAATCGATTGAATTGATTCCGGGTCATCGCTCTCATCATTGGATACAGGTTTACCCTACCCAGCGACGTGGTGTTTACCGCTGGCATACCGTCCAACTACGGACAGCAAATCCCCTGGGCTTATTCTGGTGCCGTCGAGATTATGCTGTAAAAGCTTATGCAGTTGTTTATCCTACGGTGTTGCCACTGGTGCAGTGTCCTTTAATTGATGAGATGGGACAGGATGCCAGTTTGTTATTCAACAGCGATCGCCGCGCTCAAGCAGCTACCGAAGGGCTGACCCGCTCTCTGCGTCCTTACCGTTGGGGAGACCCAATTCGGTTTGTGCATTGGCGTTCCAGTGCCCGTTATGGGGAATTGCGAGTCCGAGAACTGGAGGTATTTACGGGGGGGCAAGAATTGGTTATTTGCCTGGATAGTCATCATCCCTGGACTGTAGACTCGTTAGACTCCTTGGAGCGAACGGGTGATCCGTTTGAAGCAGCGGTGATTGCGGCAGCGTCCCTTTATTTTTATGCGTGTCATCGCAATTTAAATGTCAAATTATGGACAGCCGCCACAGGGCTGATTCAGGGAAATCAGGTGGTGTTAGAAGCTCTGGCAGAAACGCAAGCGGGCGAGGCAGTTCGTGCTCCCAATCTTCCCCAAGTGCCAATTGTTTGGTTAACTCAAAACCCAGGTAGTTTGAAAACCCTGCCGCCAGGAAGCCGCTGGATTTTATGGTCTAAACCTCCAGCCGATTCCAGGAGTGGCGATCGCAGTCAGGGGATTGCCAGTCAGCATCCTGGTATTCTCATCCAGCGTGAGTATTCCTTGCAGCAACAGCTTCAAAGTCCAGCGAGTCGGCTTTGA
- a CDS encoding hypothetical protein (IMG reference gene:2510097469): MPDCPKCHQPVDSQALECPYCRTLLKAHGHPGMKLYRATDGEPLCTTCAYHEDDTCNFPKRPYAMDCTLYRDRAQPIAVPTSGYAPNMQLKIWLSRNLVWLILLGLVLLSLLIALVR, from the coding sequence ATGCCAGATTGCCCTAAGTGTCACCAACCTGTTGATTCGCAAGCATTGGAGTGTCCTTATTGCCGCACTCTGCTGAAAGCCCATGGGCACCCAGGAATGAAGCTTTACCGGGCAACCGATGGTGAACCGTTATGTACAACGTGTGCGTATCACGAAGATGATACATGCAATTTCCCTAAGCGCCCTTATGCGATGGATTGCACGTTGTATCGCGATCGCGCCCAACCAATTGCCGTTCCTACTTCGGGTTATGCGCCCAATATGCAACTGAAAATCTGGCTGTCTCGCAATCTGGTATGGCTTATATTGCTTGGATTGGTTCTGCTCAGTCTGTTGATTGCCCTAGTTAGGTAA
- a CDS encoding 5''-deoxy-5''-methylthioadenosine phosphorylase (IMG reference gene:2510097470~PFAM: Phosphorylase superfamily~TIGRFAM: 5'-deoxy-5'-methylthioadenosine phosphorylase), with product MAEVTVGIIGGSGLYKMEALKDVEEVQVDTPFGSPSDSLILGTLEGVRVAFLARHGRNHHLLPSELPFRANIYAMKSLGVKYLISASAVGSLKEEAKPLDMVVPDQFIDRTKNRISTFFGNGIVAHIAFGDPVCPKLAQVLADAVEQSNLTDVTLHRGGTYICMEGPAFSTKAESNLYRSWGATIIGMTNLPEAKLAREAEIAYATLALVTDYDCWHPDHDSVTVDMVIANLQRNAINAQKVIQATVRRLMEAPPESDAFSALKYAILTPLDKIPPETKQRLSLLLEKYL from the coding sequence ATGGCTGAGGTTACAGTTGGCATCATTGGCGGTAGTGGGCTTTATAAAATGGAAGCTCTCAAAGATGTAGAAGAAGTTCAAGTCGATACACCCTTTGGCAGCCCATCTGATTCCCTGATTTTAGGAACTTTAGAGGGAGTTCGTGTAGCCTTTCTGGCACGCCATGGCCGCAATCACCATCTCTTACCCTCTGAGTTGCCTTTTCGGGCAAACATTTACGCCATGAAAAGCCTGGGAGTGAAGTATCTGATTTCGGCCTCGGCAGTGGGTTCATTAAAGGAGGAAGCCAAACCACTTGACATGGTGGTACCAGATCAATTCATTGATCGCACCAAAAATCGTATATCAACCTTCTTTGGCAACGGCATCGTCGCCCATATTGCTTTTGGTGATCCGGTATGTCCCAAACTTGCCCAAGTTTTGGCTGATGCTGTTGAACAGTCAAACCTAACGGATGTCACCCTGCATCGAGGTGGTACGTATATCTGTATGGAAGGACCAGCCTTTTCAACCAAAGCCGAGTCCAACCTGTATCGCAGTTGGGGAGCCACCATCATCGGTATGACCAACTTGCCCGAAGCCAAATTGGCGCGAGAAGCTGAAATTGCCTATGCGACTCTTGCCCTAGTCACCGATTATGATTGTTGGCATCCCGACCACGACAGCGTTACCGTAGACATGGTGATTGCCAACCTGCAGCGTAACGCAATTAATGCTCAAAAAGTGATTCAAGCAACTGTGCGTCGCTTGATGGAAGCTCCTCCTGAATCTGACGCCTTCTCTGCTCTGAAATACGCCATTCTCACCCCGCTTGATAAGATACCGCCAGAAACCAAACAGCGATTGAGTTTGTTGCTGGAGAAATATCTTTAG
- a CDS encoding putative permease (IMG reference gene:2510097477~PFAM: Predicted permease YjgP/YjgQ family), whose product MDRYIATELIMPFLFGVVAFTSIGLSIGVLLDLLRRVTESGLPLSTALQILLLKLPYFIGFAFPMSMLLSCLMVYGRLSSDSELIALRSCGVSVYRLVAPAIAIGLLVTAINFAFNEAIVPAANRQASDVLEQAVNKAKPAFRERNILYQEFRKVRQPDGRREELLSRTFYAREFDGQRMKGLTILDFSKDGLNQIVASESAMWNPEQKSWDFFNGTIYLVAPDGSYRNIVRFEQQELKLPRTPLDIAQTSRDADEMNVAEINQYLQLIEQSGNQREIRKMRLRLHQKLSLPFACLAFGIVGATMGVRPQRTSRAAGFGLSLIIIVSYYLLIILGQALYQFGVFNAFFAGWLPTIVAMGSGIFLLFRLNR is encoded by the coding sequence ATGGATCGCTACATTGCGACCGAGCTAATCATGCCATTCCTGTTTGGGGTGGTTGCCTTTACCTCAATCGGGCTATCGATTGGTGTATTGCTAGACTTGCTACGGCGCGTGACTGAATCGGGGTTGCCGCTTTCCACTGCGCTCCAAATTTTGCTGTTGAAGCTCCCTTACTTCATCGGATTTGCCTTTCCCATGTCCATGCTGCTGTCGTGCTTGATGGTGTATGGGCGTTTATCCAGCGACAGCGAATTGATTGCTTTGCGAAGCTGTGGAGTGAGTGTGTATCGGCTGGTGGCGCCCGCGATCGCGATCGGGCTACTCGTAACAGCTATCAACTTTGCTTTTAACGAAGCGATCGTGCCTGCCGCCAATCGACAGGCTTCTGACGTTTTAGAGCAGGCAGTCAATAAAGCAAAGCCTGCTTTTCGAGAGCGCAATATTCTCTATCAGGAGTTTCGTAAAGTCCGCCAACCAGATGGACGTAGAGAAGAATTGCTCTCCCGCACCTTTTATGCGAGAGAGTTTGATGGTCAGCGGATGAAGGGCTTAACCATCCTGGATTTTTCCAAAGATGGTTTGAATCAAATTGTTGCCTCCGAGTCTGCTATGTGGAACCCAGAACAAAAATCCTGGGACTTTTTCAACGGCACAATTTACCTGGTTGCCCCAGATGGGTCTTACCGTAATATCGTTCGGTTTGAGCAGCAAGAGCTAAAATTGCCGCGCACCCCCCTGGATATTGCCCAAACCTCTCGCGATGCCGATGAAATGAATGTGGCTGAAATTAATCAGTACCTACAACTAATTGAACAAAGTGGCAACCAGCGAGAAATTCGCAAAATGCGCCTGCGATTACATCAAAAACTGTCGCTTCCCTTTGCTTGTCTGGCATTTGGCATTGTGGGGGCAACGATGGGAGTGCGTCCTCAGCGGACGAGCCGTGCGGCAGGCTTTGGACTTAGCCTGATTATTATCGTTTCGTACTACCTGCTGATTATTCTGGGACAGGCACTCTATCAATTTGGAGTGTTCAATGCTTTTTTTGCTGGTTGGTTACCCACGATCGTCGCCATGGGATCTGGGATTTTTCTGCTATTTCGCTTAAATCGATAA
- a CDS encoding PAS domain S-box (IMG reference gene:2510097468~PFAM: HAMP domain; Histidine kinase-, DNA gyrase B-, and HSP90-like ATPase; His Kinase A (phosphoacceptor) domain; PAS fold~TIGRFAM: PAS domain S-box~manually curated), whose translation MIAFLKQIQDALSHWWSEFTLQTKLMAVATLVVSLLMSGLTFWAVNTIQQDARINDTRFGRDLGLLLAANVTPLIGENNLTELARFSHRFYSSTSSVRYMLYADEEGAIYLGIPFSESEVQNSLTIRRKIHLPDDYAANTEVPMVRQHLTPDGEVTDVFVPIIYEGKYKGVLAIGTNPNPTVVTSSHLTRDVTIAVFVSIWVMVILGAVFNALTITKPIKELLVGVKNITSGNFKQRVDLPFGGELGELIVSFNEMAERLERYEEQNIEELTAEKAKLETLVSTIADGAVLLDTNLNVVLVNPTARRLFAWEGQVIEGSNVLYLLPPAVQTEITRPLYRMAKGEMREGGEFRVTLKDPVDRTIRILLTSVLDLYRETVKGVAITVQDITREAELNEAKSQFISNVSHELRTPLFNIKSFIETLYEYGEDLSFDERREFLETANRETDRLTRLVNDVLDLSRLESCKLYNFEAVDLAQPIEQILRTYQLNARDKGIELSQEIQPDLPPVLGHYDLLLQVFTNLVGNSLKFTESGGKIVIRAYALDPQLETSNNGSQSSEQQDVARKVRVEVSDTGIGIAPEDQQAIFDRFFRVENRVHTLEGTGLGLSIVRNIVEKHRSRVHLVSEVGVGTTFWFDLAVYQDVKPEALEPDTGLVFPDALVESNAGLAIAGAPLNLAQSELT comes from the coding sequence TTGATCGCTTTTCTAAAACAAATTCAAGACGCGCTTTCCCACTGGTGGTCTGAGTTTACCCTCCAGACAAAGCTGATGGCGGTAGCAACCCTTGTTGTGTCGTTACTGATGAGCGGTCTAACGTTTTGGGCAGTGAATACTATCCAGCAAGATGCTCGGATTAACGACACTCGATTTGGTCGGGATTTAGGATTGCTTCTAGCTGCTAATGTCACTCCATTAATTGGCGAAAACAACCTGACAGAACTTGCTCGCTTTTCTCATCGCTTTTACAGCAGCACATCCAGTGTTCGCTACATGCTGTATGCCGATGAAGAAGGTGCCATTTATCTAGGAATTCCCTTTTCAGAATCTGAAGTGCAAAACTCGCTGACAATTCGACGCAAGATTCACCTGCCAGATGACTACGCTGCTAATACAGAGGTGCCAATGGTGCGGCAGCACCTCACCCCTGATGGTGAGGTGACAGATGTGTTCGTGCCAATTATTTACGAAGGAAAGTACAAGGGGGTATTGGCGATCGGTACCAATCCAAACCCCACAGTTGTTACTTCTTCACACCTGACTCGCGATGTGACAATCGCTGTTTTTGTTTCCATCTGGGTCATGGTGATCTTGGGTGCAGTGTTCAACGCCCTGACTATTACCAAACCCATTAAAGAATTATTAGTCGGTGTTAAAAACATCACCTCTGGTAATTTCAAACAGCGAGTTGACTTACCCTTTGGTGGCGAACTGGGCGAACTCATTGTCAGTTTCAACGAAATGGCAGAGCGGTTAGAGCGCTACGAGGAGCAGAATATTGAAGAACTTACGGCTGAGAAGGCGAAGCTCGAAACGCTCGTCTCTACCATTGCAGATGGAGCTGTTCTGCTCGACACAAACCTAAATGTTGTGCTAGTAAACCCGACTGCCCGTCGGTTGTTTGCTTGGGAAGGGCAAGTAATTGAGGGTAGTAACGTCTTATACCTCTTACCGCCAGCCGTTCAAACGGAAATTACCCGCCCGCTCTATCGCATGGCAAAGGGTGAAATGCGAGAAGGTGGCGAATTTCGCGTTACCTTAAAAGACCCGGTTGATCGCACCATTCGGATTCTTCTCACCAGTGTGCTCGATTTATATCGGGAAACTGTCAAAGGGGTTGCGATTACGGTTCAAGACATTACCCGCGAAGCTGAACTCAACGAGGCAAAAAGTCAATTTATCAGCAATGTGTCTCATGAACTGAGGACGCCATTATTCAATATCAAATCATTTATCGAAACGCTGTATGAATATGGTGAAGATTTGAGCTTTGATGAGCGGCGCGAGTTTTTAGAGACGGCAAACCGCGAAACTGATCGGCTGACTCGGTTAGTGAATGATGTGCTGGATTTGTCTCGATTAGAGTCTTGCAAGCTCTACAATTTTGAAGCCGTTGATCTGGCACAACCGATTGAGCAAATCCTGCGCACCTACCAGCTTAATGCTCGTGATAAAGGTATTGAACTCAGTCAGGAAATTCAACCGGATCTTCCTCCTGTTCTGGGACACTATGATCTGTTGTTGCAAGTTTTCACCAATCTGGTTGGCAATTCTCTCAAATTTACTGAATCGGGCGGCAAGATTGTCATTCGAGCTTATGCTTTAGATCCTCAACTTGAAACCTCAAACAATGGCTCTCAGTCTTCAGAACAACAAGATGTGGCTCGAAAAGTGCGAGTGGAAGTTTCCGACACGGGCATTGGTATTGCGCCAGAAGATCAGCAGGCTATTTTCGATCGCTTCTTCCGAGTTGAAAATCGGGTTCATACTCTGGAAGGAACTGGATTAGGCTTATCGATCGTCCGCAATATTGTGGAGAAGCACCGAAGTCGAGTTCATTTAGTGAGCGAGGTTGGGGTTGGAACCACGTTTTGGTTTGATCTTGCCGTTTATCAAGATGTCAAGCCGGAGGCGTTAGAACCTGATACCGGACTGGTATTTCCAGATGCTCTGGTGGAGTCAAATGCTGGCTTAGCGATCGCAGGTGCACCCCTAAACCTGGCTCAATCCGAGCTTACCTAA
- a CDS encoding hypothetical protein (IMG reference gene:2510097474~PFAM: Domain of unknown function (DUF309)), producing MDENLAALWQGIEQFNQQEFYACHDTLEAIWMNALPAEKNFYQGILQIAVALHHLSNHNWRGAVILMGEGINRLRPYQPTYAGIEVERLVDETAALLQELQDSGADRVAAIAQQLGLTSASASATDLSVKLPTIQLVSRND from the coding sequence ATGGACGAGAACTTGGCAGCGTTGTGGCAGGGAATTGAACAGTTTAACCAGCAGGAGTTTTATGCCTGTCACGATACGCTAGAAGCGATCTGGATGAATGCCCTCCCTGCGGAAAAAAATTTTTATCAAGGGATTTTGCAAATTGCTGTGGCGCTGCATCACCTGAGTAACCACAACTGGCGCGGCGCAGTGATTTTAATGGGAGAAGGAATCAACCGACTGCGCCCCTACCAGCCGACCTATGCTGGCATTGAGGTGGAACGTTTGGTAGATGAAACCGCAGCTCTACTGCAAGAACTTCAAGACTCAGGAGCTGATCGCGTTGCAGCGATCGCTCAACAGTTGGGGTTAACATCTGCTTCCGCTTCCGCAACAGACCTTTCTGTAAAACTTCCCACCATTCAACTTGTTTCTAGGAACGATTGA
- a CDS encoding phosphoribosylamine--glycine ligase (IMG reference gene:2510097467~PFAM: Phosphoribosylglycinamide synthetase, N domain; Phosphoribosylglycinamide synthetase, ATP-grasp (A) domain; Phosphoribosylglycinamide synthetase, C domain~TIGRFAM: phosphoribosylamine--glycine ligase) yields MKVLVIGNGGREHAIAWKLLQSSKVQQVICVPGNGGTASTPRCMNLAMNVLDFEGIARFALVNGVELIVVGPEAPLAAGVTDYLQKQGLRVFGPTRLGAQIEASKAWAKALMQEATIPTAEAVVFTQASPAISYVRQQGAPIVIKADGLAAGKGVTVAETVEAAEAAIADVFGGKFGEAGERVVIEECLTGEEVSVLALTDGLTIRPLVPAQDHKRIGEGDTGANTGGMGAYAPAPIATPALIERIQQEILEPAIATLRKRNIDYRGVLYAGLMITPNGSPKVIEFNCRFGDPETQVVLPLLETPLHELLLACVEQKLESLPAIEWKAGAAACVVLAAGGYPDSYPKGNTITGIDQAEEQGAFVFHAGTQRRGQNLVTDGGRVLGVTALGENFETAIANAYAAIAPIHFDGMYYRRDIGHRVRKIKPSLNIEL; encoded by the coding sequence TTGGTAATGGTGGGCGGGAACACGCGATCGCGTGGAAGCTGCTGCAATCTAGCAAAGTACAGCAAGTGATTTGCGTGCCTGGAAATGGGGGAACTGCTTCCACTCCACGCTGTATGAATCTAGCAATGAATGTTTTGGATTTTGAAGGAATTGCCCGGTTTGCCTTAGTGAATGGGGTGGAGTTAATTGTGGTTGGACCGGAAGCTCCGCTTGCGGCTGGAGTGACGGATTATTTGCAAAAACAGGGATTGAGAGTATTTGGACCCACTCGACTGGGTGCCCAAATTGAAGCCAGCAAGGCCTGGGCTAAAGCCCTAATGCAAGAAGCAACCATTCCCACGGCTGAGGCAGTTGTCTTTACTCAGGCATCCCCAGCCATTTCCTATGTGCGCCAACAAGGAGCACCGATTGTGATCAAGGCGGATGGGCTGGCAGCCGGGAAAGGAGTAACAGTAGCAGAAACCGTAGAAGCTGCAGAAGCCGCGATCGCAGACGTATTTGGCGGTAAATTTGGCGAGGCGGGGGAGCGAGTAGTGATTGAAGAGTGCCTGACGGGGGAAGAAGTATCCGTTTTGGCACTGACAGATGGGTTAACGATTCGTCCGCTGGTACCAGCTCAGGACCACAAACGCATTGGCGAAGGTGATACTGGCGCAAATACAGGAGGCATGGGAGCTTATGCCCCAGCACCAATCGCAACGCCAGCATTGATAGAGCGAATTCAGCAAGAAATTCTAGAACCCGCGATCGCCACCCTGCGCAAACGCAACATTGACTACCGGGGAGTTCTCTACGCTGGTTTAATGATTACTCCCAATGGCAGCCCTAAAGTGATTGAGTTCAATTGCCGCTTTGGTGATCCAGAAACACAGGTAGTATTACCTTTACTAGAAACGCCACTTCATGAATTGCTACTAGCCTGTGTTGAGCAAAAATTAGAATCTTTGCCAGCAATTGAATGGAAAGCTGGTGCGGCTGCGTGTGTTGTTTTGGCTGCCGGTGGCTATCCAGATTCTTACCCAAAAGGCAATACCATCACCGGAATTGACCAGGCGGAAGAGCAGGGAGCCTTTGTGTTTCATGCAGGAACACAGCGTCGCGGACAAAATTTGGTGACCGATGGAGGACGAGTACTGGGGGTGACTGCGCTGGGAGAAAATTTTGAAACTGCTATTGCCAATGCCTATGCCGCGATCGCACCTATCCATTTTGATGGAATGTATTATCGACGCGACATTGGTCATCGAGTGAGAAAAATAAAGCCATCCCTTAACATAGAGTTGTAA